TGATCGTGCGTCACGTAGACGATGGTGGCGCCCAGGCGGCGGTGCAGCTGGCTGATCTGCGAGCGCATCTCGACGCGCAGTTTGGCGTCCAGGTTGGAGAGCGGCTCGTCCATCAGGAAGACTTTCGGCTCACGGACGATGGCGCGGCCCATCGCGACGCGCTGACGCTGACCGCCGGACAGTTCCTTGGGTTTGCGGCCCAGCAGGTGCTCCATCTGGAGGATCTTGGCGGCTTCACGCACGCGCTTGTCGATCTCGTCCTTGGGCGTCTTACGGAGCTTCAGGCCGAACGCCATGTTGTCGTACACGTTCATGTGCGGGTACAGGGCGTAGTTCTGGAACACCATGGCGATGTCGCGGTCCTTGGGCGGCACGTCGTTCACGACGCGGTCGCCGATCTTCAGGATGCCGTCACTGATGTCTTCGAGGCCGGCGATCATGCGCAGCGTGGTGGACTTCCCGCAGCCGGACGGCCCGACGAAGACCATGAATTCACGGTCCTGGATGTGCAGGTTGAAGTCCTTCACCGCGTGGTGCTTGCTGCCGTAACGCTTGTTGATGTGCTCGAGGATGACTTCTGCCATGGTGTGCCTACCTTTGCCCCTACTCTTACCCGCGAGTGGCCCAACGCCCGTGAACTCGGGGTTGGAGATCGGGTAACCGGGGTGCATGAACGAGAATGCCCGGGGTTTACGCTGACGCCTTGCTGACAGCTTGCAGTTTACCACGCCGTCCTGGCGTTGCCACTCCCGGTCCGGGGGAAGTACAGACAGTGACCCGCCCCCAGGCCCGAGCGGCGTGGCCGGACGGACGGTTGGGAGCGGGTCAGGGACGACGGTTCCGGAACACCGGTCAGGTCATACGGACTCCGTCTGTTCCGTTGACAACCCGGAAGGGCGCCGGGTTGCCAACTCCACGTCCGGCAGCCCGCTTTCTCTCCTTCTCGCATCCGCTCGGATTGAATGGTCTTTGCAGCCCATTCAATCGGAGTCCGTATCAGTACGACACGCCGCTGCGGGTGAGCATCAGTTTCAGTTCGTGCGGGCTGGTCGCGGCGGCCAGCGCCTCGTCCATGGTGATCAGGGTGTTGCGGTACAGCTGCGACAGGTGCTGGTCGAAGGTGTGCATGCCGCGGATGTTGTCCTCGATCAGGGCGTCCTTGATCAGGTGGGTCTTGTCCTCGTCTTTCACGTACTCCTGGATCAAGGGCGTGTTCATCATGATTTCCAGGCCCAGCACGCGGCCCACGCCGTCCGCGCGGCGCAGCAGGCGCTGGCTGATGATGCCGACCAGCGACTCGGCCAGTTGCAGGCGCACCTGATCGCGCTCGTACGGCGGGAAGAAGTCGATGATACGGTTCACGCTGCGCACGGCGTCCTGGGTGTGCAGCGTGCTCAGGACGAGGTGGCCGGTCTGCGCGGCGCTCAGGGCGGCCTCGACGGTTTCCTTGTCACGCATCTCGCCGATCATGATCACGTCCGGGTCCTGGCGCATGGCGTACTTCAGGGCGGTGCGGAAGTCGCGGGTGTCGCTGCCGATCTCGCGCTGCACGACGATGCTCTTCTTGTTCTTGTGCAGGATCTCGATGGGGTCCTCGACCGTGATGATGTTGTACGCGAACGAGCGGTTGATGTGGTCGATCAGGCTGGCCAGGGTGGTGGTCTTGCCGCTGCCGGTGGGGCCGGTCACGAGGATCAGGCCGCGCGGGGCGTCGGCCAGTTGCCGCAGCACGTCGGCCGGGAGGCCCAGCGCGTCGAAGCCGGGAATGGCGTCCGAGACGATGCGCATGACCATGCCGACCGCGCCGCGCTGCCGGAACACGTTGCAGCGGAAACGGCCCAGCCCGGAGACGCTGTACGCGAGGTCCAGTTCGTTGCGGTACGTGAAGTCGTCCCACTGGTCGGCGGTCATCAGGGCCTGCGCGAGCATCTGCGTGTCGGGCGGCATGAGCGGCTGCGTGCCGAACGGCACGAGTTGCCCGTCGATGCGGCCCATGGGGGGACTGCCGGCCTGGAGGTGCACGTCCGAGGCGCGGCGGGTGACCATCTCGCGCAGCAGTTCGTCGAGGGTCACTCGGGGCTCACCGTGGACAGGCTCACCGTGGACTGGCCTGCCGCAACGTGGGAGGCGAGGGGCATGTTGTCGATCAGCCGCACCCCGAACAGGCGGGCGGCCACGAGGACGCGGTTCATGGGGTCATTGTCCATGATTTCCCTTTCATGCATGTCACTCCCCACGACACTCAGGTAATCCAGGGTCAGGTCCGGGTCAGTGTTCAGGACGTCCAGCCCCGCCTGCCGTAGCGCGTCGCCGCGGCGTTCCCCGCCCGCGTACGCGGTCTGCACGGCCCGCAGTGCCCGCGACAGCACGGCCGCCTGGGCGCGCTGCTCGGCCGACAGGTAGGCGTTGCGGCTGCTGAGGGCCAGCCCGCTGTCCCCCCGGACGGTGGGCACGCCGCGCACGTCCACGTTCAGGTTCAGGTCGCGGACCATGCGGCGCACGACAGCCAGTTGCTGCCAGTCCTTCTCACCGAACAGCGCCACGTCCGGCCGCACGAGGTTCAGGAGTTTCAGCACGACCGTCGCCACGCCCGTGAAGTGGCCGGGCCGCGCCGCGCCGTCCAGCGGTTCGCTGACGCCGGACACGCTGACGCTGGTGCTGAAGCCGTCCGGGTACATGGTGGGCACGTCCGGGTGGAACAGCAGGTCCGCGCCCGCCCCGCCCGCCACGCGCCGGTCGCCTTCCAGGTCGCGGGGGTAGCGGCTGAGGTCCTCGTTCGGGCCGAATTGCAGGGGGTTCACGAACACGCTGACGACCACGCGCCCACCGGGCACGGCGGCGCGCGCCGCGCGGATCAGGGCCGCGTGCCCCTCGTGCAGGGCGCCCATGGTCGGCACGAACGCCACCGTCTGCCCGCGCAGTGCGGCGCGCAGGTCGGTGGGGTCCGTGACCAGCGCAGGCAGAGGCTGACCGACCTCCGGTTCGGGCGGGAGGGTCACGGCGTTAATTCCGTCCACCGTCCAGTTTCAGGGCGCCCGCTGCGGCGTCCAGCACCCACGAGATCACGGCCAGGATGATCGCCCCGATGATCGCCGCGCCGAAGCCCGCGACGTTCAGGGCGGTGGCGGCCGCCACGAGGTACAGCACCACGCCGTTCACGACCAGCGTGAACAGGCCCAGCGTCAGGATGTTCACGGGCAGCGACAGCAGCAGCAGCACCGGGCGGATCAGGGCGTTCACGATGCCCATGACCACCGCCGCGATCAGGACGCTCACGAGGTCCGCGCCCGGCTCGAAACTCACGCCGCCGTACACGAGGTCCGCGCCCGGCTCGAAACTCACGCCGCCGTACACGCGGGCCAGCAGGTACAGGGCCAGTGCATTCACCAGCAACCGAAGAATGAAACCCATGCCCGCAGGATACGGGATGCGCCGCGCCGGAATGGGAACGCGCGCAGGAAGGGGGCCTCTCCCCCGTTTCCCTGCGCGCCGGACGGAGTGGGGCCGGGGTTACAGCCCGAAGCGGGCGTAGATGTCGTCCACGTGCCGCAGGTACCACGCCAGATCGAAGGCGGCGTCCAGTTCCGCGTCGTTCAGGGGGTTTTCCGGGTCGGCCCTGAGCAGGTCGCGCAGGCCCTCGCCGGTCTCCCAGGATTTCAGGGCGCTGCGCTGCACCAGGGTGTACGCGGCCTCGCGCATCATGCCTTTCTCGTCGATCAGGGCGTGCAGGACGCGCTGACTGAACACCAGTCCGCCCAGGTCGTTCAGGTTTTTCAGCATGCGGTCCGGGAACACCACGAGGTCGCGCAGCACGCCGGTCAGGCGGCGCGCGGCGTAACTGGCGGCGCTCGTGGCGTCGGGCAGGATGACGCGTTCGGCGCTGGAGTGGCTGATGTCACGTTCGTGCCACAGCGCCACGTTCTCCAGGCCGGTGGTCAGGAAGCCGCGCAGCAGCCGCGCGAAGCCCGTGACGTTCTCGGTCAGGATGGGGTTTTTCTTGTGCGGCATGGAGGAACTGCCGGTCTGGCCCTTCCCGAAGGGTTCCATCGCCTCGCGGACCTCGCTGCGTTGCAGGTGCCGGATCTCCACGCTGATGCGTTCCAGGGTCGTGCCGAAGATCGCCAGGGCCGAGAGCACCTCGGCGTGACGGTCGCGGGCGAGGGTCTGGTTGGTGACGGGCGCGGCCTGCCAGCCCCACGCGGCGGCGACTTCCTCCTCGACTTTCGGGGAGACGTGCGCGTACGTGCCCACGCTGCCGGACAGCATGACGACCTGCACGCGCTTCCGGGCGGCGTGCAGGCGTTCGAGGTCGCGGTCCAGGGTGGCCATCCAGTTCAGGAATTTCAGGCCGAAGGTCATGGGTTCGGCGTGAATGCCGTGCGTGCGGCCCACGGTGGGCGTGTGCTTGAACGCCACGGCCTGCGTGCGGCACACCTCGCGCAGCGCCTCGGCGTCCGTGATGATGATGCCCAGCGCCTCGTCCAGCAGCAGGTTCTGGGCGGTGTCGACCACGTCGGTACTCGTCAGGCCGTGGTGCACGAAGCGGGCTTCCTCGCCGTACCGTTCGGTCAGGGCGCGCGTGAAGGCGACGATGTCGTGGCGGGTGACGGCCTCGATCTCCGCGACCTTCTGCGCAAACGCGTCGTCCAGCGGGTCGGCCTCGCTGCGGGCGGTCAGGGCGGCGTGCGCCTCGGCAGGCACCTCGCCGTGGTTCGCCTGGGCGTGCATGGCGGCCAGTTCCACGCGCAGCCACGCGCGGTACTTGCTGGCCTCGCTCCACAGGGCCTTCATTTCCGGGGTCAGGTAACGGTCAATCACGCCCCCGACGCTAACACGCCCACGCGGGCGCGGGCCGGGCAGTGTCCAGTCTGCGCGGGCGCCCTAGACTGCCGGGGTGAACCGCGCAGGTATGAGAGGGACAGAAGGGGTCCGGGACGGACATGAGGGCCGGGCGTGCTGATCGGGCTGGTCGTGCTGATGCTGGTCAGCATCAATCTGGGCGGCCTGACGAGCGTGATCCTGCAAGTCGGGCGCGGCGAGTGGCTGGCCGGGCTGGGATCGCTGGTGACGCTGATCGTGGTGGACGTCCTGGGGTTCCGGGTGCTGCGCGGCCTGCGCGGGCAGCACTGACGGGCACCGGCATTCCGCTCCGGGGCCTGGGCTGTGGCTTTGCTTGCCGTACGGCGCGGCGGGCTGCGGCAGACTGCGGAGCGTGACTGAGGCCGCAGAACTTCTCCCGGCAGGGCCAGCATTCCGGCACGCGTTCCGGGCGTACTCTCCGGCGGATTACGGGTTTCCGTTGCCGGACGGGCACCGCTTTCCGTACTACAAGTACGAGGGGGTGCGGCGGCGCCTGCTCCCGCTGCTGCCGGTGCTGGACACCCCGGCGCTGCGCTGGGCGGACGCGGCGCGCGTGCATGATCCGCACTGGCTGAGGCGCTGGCGGCGCGGCGAGGTGGACCGGCACGAGGAACGCGCCTTCGGGCTGCCGTGGTCGCCGGGCGTGGTCGAGCGGGCCCGCCGCGCGGCCGGGGGATCGCTGGCGGCGCTGCACGACGCGCTACGGGTCGGGTGGGGCGCGAATCTGGCGGGTGGCACGCACCACGCCTTCCGGGACCGCGCCGAGGGCTTCTGTCTGGTGAACGACGCAGCGATCCTGACCCGCATCGCGCTGGATGACGGGCTGGCGCGGCGCGTGGCGGTCGTGGATCTGGACGTGCATCAGGGGAACGGCACGGCGGCGCTGCTGGGCACCGAGGCGCGGGCCTTCACGCTGAGCGTGCATGGCGAGCGCAATTACCCGTTCCGCAAGGAGGTCAGTTCGCTGGACATCGGGCTGGGGGACGGCGTGACGGACGCCGAGTACCTGTCGGTGGTGCGGGATCGGGTACTGCCGCCGCTGGAGGCGTTCCGGCCGGACCTGCTGCTGTACCTCGCGGGGGCGGATGTGCTGGCCGGGGACCGCTTCGGGCGCTTCGCGCTGACGCTGGACGGCGTGCGCGAACGTAACCGCGCGGTGCTGGGCTGGGCGCGGGCGGCGGGCGTGCCGGTGGTGACCATGATGGCGGGCGGGTACAACCACGATCATGCGCTGACGGTCGAGGCGCACGCGAGTGTGGTACTGGACGGCCTGGACGTGCTGGGGTAGAGGCCGGGGCCGCGCCCCTGCCATGCCAGCGTGACGGGCACAGGAGCGTGGGGAGGAGGGTTGTACAACCCTGTACACGGCTCCTGTAAACGTCTGAAGAACCCTTCTCAGGGGCTTCAGCGGAATGGGCGATTGGGGGGGGATGACCCCCGACAGGTCGGGTGGGTGTGGGGGTCCTGGCCCGCGTACCCGGGACCGGGTGAGGGCTCCCTGAGTCGTTTTCCGGGCGCTGGCACGTCGTTGGGCGGCACCATCCGGAACCCATTGATTTACTTTTCACACTGTGAGCCGTGAACGTTTCAAGGTTGTACAAGGGTTGTACACTTCATTCCACAAGAGAAGGCCGCAACCCGACGCACCGCATCCCTCCAGCGCACCGGCGCACAAGACAGGAGTCACCATGACGTACCTCGCCCCCACCACCCTGCCCCAGACGCACGACCTGAACCGCACGGTGCGCCGCGGCCAGACCCTGTACTACGCCGGAGACAGCGCACCCAGCCTCTACCGCCTCGAAAGCGGCCTGATGCGCGCCGTGCGCCTCACCCCCCAGGGCCGCAACCTGACCGTCCGGCACATCCGCCCCGGCGACATCTTCGGCGAGGAATGCCTGCACGGCCAGACGCGCGGCCATCAGGTCGTCGCCCTGACCGACACGGTCCTGGTGCCCATCCACCCGCAGCACCTGAGTGCCGCCGAGCTGTGGGACCTGACCCGCAGCCTCAGCGCCCAGCTGCAGCGCATGATGACCGACGGCGTGCACATTCAGGACGGCGACCTGCGCGAACGCATCGCCCGCTACCTGCTGAACCTCGCCGACAGCACCCTGGGCGGCGCGCACAGCGACGGCACCCGCTTCGTGCGGGCCACGCACGAACTGATCGCCGAGGGCACCGGCGCCACCCGCGAGAGCGTCAGCAAACTGATCGGCGAGATGCGCGACGACGGCCTGCTGAGCCCCGCCTACCGCTGCCTGACCCTGACCGACGAGGACGGCCTGCGCCTCCTGAGCGGCTACCACGGCTGAAGACCGCACCACCCCACCAGCGCCGCCCGTCCGAGTGAGGACCGGCGGCGTTTTCGTGTCACCAGAGCCACGGCGCACCAGAGCAACGGCCAAACATTCTGTCCAGCGCGTAGAATTGCGGGCATGCGTATTCGCCTGGACCCCTGGCCCGTGGACATCGAGGGCGGGCAACTGACCCTCAAGGACTTCAACGGTGAGATTCAAGACGTCGAAACGCCGCGCTGGGCGGCCATTCCCGCACGCCCCATCCCGGAACGGCTGCGGCAGGTGTTCGTCGTGGACGGCAAACGCCGCATGGAATCCCGCCTGTTCATCGAGGACGACCACGGCCAGAGCGGGCTGGGCGGCTTCGGCGCGTACGTGGTGGGCGCCGTCGAACTGTGCCCGCACGGCACCCGGCAGGCGGAACTGCGGGCCGTGAAGGCCGCCCGCATCCTGGCGCACGCCCCGGACCTGCGGATCGACCCCATGACCCTCTCGCCGCGCCACCCCCACACCGGGCAGCTGGAGTACACGCCCGTCCCCATGACCGGCACGGACGCCCTGGCCGCCCTGAACGTACTGCAACAGCACATGCTGGCCGCCGAGCAGAACCTCTCGCACGACCTGGCGTCCAGGGTCCCGGCGGACGATCAGGATGACCGCGAGTGGCTGAGCGCGCTGACCGTGCAGGACGGCACGCTGCGCGGACGGAATCTGAACGGCGCGGTCGTCGGCTGCGTGAAGACCATGGAGACCATGTACCTCCCGGCCGACCGGGCCTCGCTGCTGAGCGAACTGAAACCCGGCGAGCGCACCCCGGTCATGCGCATGACGTACAGCAACGGGCAGTTCACGCGCCTGATCTGGTACGTGCGGCTGTGCGAGGCCGCGTTCTACCAGCATCCCATGGCGGGCGTCATGCGCCTGGAGATGTTCGCGCCGGACGATCCCAGCTTCCTGCCGCCCATCGTCCGGCAGGTCGCGAACCTCAGCGGCACGCTGCTGCGGCGGCTGGGCAGTCACGCGCACAAGGACCCGCGTGCGCCGCAGAACCTGATTCCCACGGCGGCGCTGGAGCAGGCGATGGGCCGCAGCATGGGCAGCGCGGACCTCGTGACGCGGCGCATCCGGGCTCACATCGCGGGCCTGCAGGGGGTCGCGTGACGAATCTGAAGTTTGGCGGCCCGGACGTGACGGGCGCGCAGGTGGGCATGGTGCTGGGCACGCAGGACGTGACGCCCGTGAGTTTCTGGTTCGCGGTGCTGCCCGGCGCGAGCGTGCAACTCGATGATCTGGTGGCGGTGCAGACGCGCAAACCGGACGGGTCGTTCGTCAATTTTTACGGGATCGTGGATCATGTGCGCACCCGTCATGAGGGCGTGACCTTCGACAGTGACGTGCAGGACGTCGCGGCGGGCCTGTTGCCGGCCAGCGTGAGTTACGCGGCGCGAGTACTGGTGACGCGCGTGAACCCCGAGAATTTCATTCCGCCGCAGCCGGGCGACGGGGTGCGGCACGCGCGGGGCGACGACCTGCGCATGGCCCTGAGTGCCGACAAGATGGGCGAGAAGGCCTTCCCAGGCGGGCTGCTGGCCGACGGGCAGGTGCTGCCCATCAACTACCGCTTCGTGAACGGCGAGAACGGCGGGCACATCAACATCAGCGGCATCTCGGGCGTGGCGACCAAGACCAGTTACGCGCTGTTCCTGCTGCATTCCATCTTCCGCAGCGGCGTGATGGGCACGGGCGCGTCGGCCGGGCGGGCGCTGATCTTCAACGTGAAGGGCGAGGACCTGCTGTTCCTCGACAAGCGCAACCGCGAGGTCGAGTCCCGCGAGGCGCAGGCGCAGGCGCAGAAGGGCCTGCCGGACCACCGCTACGCGCTGATGGGGCTGCCGGTCGAGGCGTTCCGGGACGTGCAGTTCCTCGCGCCGCCCCGGCCGGGCAGTGCGGGCGCCGCCATCGTGCCGCACGTCGAGCAGCGCGCAGAGGGCGTGACGCCGTTCCTGTACTCGCTGCGGGAGTTCTGCGCGCGCCGCATGCTGCCGTACGTGTTCGTGGACCGGGACGCCAGCGTGAACCTGGGCTTCGTGATCGGCAGTATCGAGGAGCGCCTGTACCGCATGGCGCAGGGCGCTGAAACGCCGTACCTGACCGTGGACGACTGGCAGCCGGACACCGAGCAGGTGCTGGACGAGGACGTGCGCTTCGACGAGATGGGCAGCGTGCGCATCGGCACCTTCGCGCAGCTGGTCGCGTACCTGGAGTACAAACTGCTGGACGCGAACGACGGCGAGGGCGACCGCAAATGGGTCGGCAAGCAGTCCCCGGCTACCCTCCAGGCCTTCATCCGCCGCCTGCGCGGCGTGCAGAAGCACCTGACGCCGCTGGTGCGCGGCGACGTGAGCGCCGACCAGGCCGCCCGCTTCCGCCCGGACCCCCTGAAGCCCGGCGTGCAGACGACCGTGGTTGACATCCACACGCTGTCCGCCACGGCGCAGATGTTCATCGTGGGCGTGCTGCTGCGCGACCTGTTCGAGCACAAGGAACGCGTGGGACGGCAGGACACGGTGTTCGTGGTCCTCGACGAGCTGAACAAGTACGCCCCCCGCGACGGGGACAGTCCCATCAAGGACGTGCTGCTGGACATCGCCGAGCGTGGCCGCAGCCTGGGCATCATCCTGATCGGGGCGCAGCAGACGGCCAGCGAGGTCGAGCGGCGCATCGTGTCGAACGCCGCGATCCGCGTGGTCGGCCGCCTGGACCTCGCGGAGGCCGAGCGGCCCGAGTACCGTTTCCTGCCGCAGAGCTTCCGCGCGCGCGCCGGGATCCTGCAACCCGGCACCATGCTGGTCAGCCAGCCGGACGTGCCCAACCCGGTGCTGGTCAACTACCCCTTCCCCGCCTGGGCCACCCGCCTGGACGAGGTGGACGACCTGCAGGGCCGGAAGGTCGAGGAGATCGGCGAGGACTGGCTGCACTGAACGACACAGGGGAAGGCGGGCGGGGAGATCATGCTCCCGGCCCGCCTTCCCGCACCCTGCGCTCTACGCCCCGCGCGTTACAGCGACTGCACCAGGATGGGCTGCGTGGTCGGCTGCCGGCTGCCGCCCGGCGGTTCCACGCTGACGGCGATGGTCTGCCCGTCCTTCAGTGCTGGGATCACGATGCCCTGCCCGTCGAACACGCCGGCGGAGACGGGCGTTTCGTTCTCGATGCGCCACAGCTGGTACACGCTCTTTTCGGGTGCGGCGGCGGTCAGGTGCAGGTACGCGCGGCCGTCCGGCAGGCGGATCAGTTGACCCAGCGGCTGCCCGGCCGTGGCGAGTTCCTGCGTGACCGAGCCGGGCGCGCGGGCGAACTCGCTGAGCGGATCGGTGGATTGCGGGGGGCGGATCAGCAGGACGCCCACAGCCACGGCGGCCACGAGGGCCAGCAGCCCTCCGCGCCAGTTCAGCCACGGGGAGCGGCGCTCGCTGCGATCCGCCCGCCCAGCGTCCAGACCTGGGGCATCCGGGAACAGCGGCACGGAAGCTGGTGCAGGTCCGGCAGCTGCGGCGCTCGTGGAGGCCACTGCGCTGTTCAGTACTGCGCTGTTCAGGCGGGCCATCAGGCGCTCCTCGGCTCCGGCGGGTACCTCTGCGGGGGGCAGGTCGTCGGGCAGGCGGTGCAGGGCGTCCAGGTCCGCGCGGTACTCGGCCATCAGGGCCGGGTCGGCGTCCAGGGCAGCCTGGACACGCGCTTCCTCTTCTGGGTTCAGCAGGCCAAGTGCCAGGGCCAGGAGGTCATCTCGGTTGATCGTCACGTGTCTTCACCTGCCTCTTGTGCGGGTACGGAGCTGAGAGAGGGGCGGAGTGGGTTCGGGCGGAGTTCGGGTGGGGGTCGGCTCAGTGGGCATTGCCGCTGCCCAGGTGGGTCCGCATGCGGTCGATGGCAGTCCGCAGCCGGGATTTTACTGTACCGACGGGCAGGCCGGTGATGATCGCCAGTTCACTGTGCGAGTACCCACGGTAGTACGCGAGTTCCACCAGTTCACGCTGCTGCGGTTCGAGTCCCTGGACGGCCTGTTCGGCCATGATGCGGTCGGCGGGGTCGGCGGCGGCGGTGGGGGCGTCCCAGTCCTCGATTTCCAGTGGGGTGTCGGGACGGTCGCGCAGTTCCTGCAGGAAGCGGTGGTGGGCAATGCTGACCAGCCAGGTCTTGGCGCTGGCGCGGGCCGGGTCGAAGCGGGCGCAGTGCTTCCAGGCGTTCATGAAGGCGTCCTGCACGCAGCTTTCCACGTCGTCGGTCTGCCGGAGCATGCGGTGCCCGAGGGAGTACAGGAGCCGCGCGTACCGGCGGTGCAGTTCCTGCAGGGCGTCCTGCTGGCCGGTCGCCATGGCCTGGAGCAGGGCCTCGTCGGGCAGGTCGGGGTGAAGGGAAGGAAGACTCATGGGTTCACGGAGCAGCCTATCAGTGTGTCAGGGCTGTTGTGGGGGCCTGACCCGCCGTTGCCTTAATGCTCAGTGATCTGCATGCTCAGTGATCTGAATGTTCAGCCGTCCGTTCGGGGTGATGTGTCTGGCGCGGGGTGCGGGCCTCAGGCCTGGACCTTGTTCAGCGCGACGGGGGTCACGGCCGCGGGGGTCACGGCGGCGGGCGTGACAGCCGTGGGCATGACGGCGGCCGGGCTGACGGCAGCGGCCTGGGCAGGCACGGCCTGAGCGGGCGCCGTCTGGGCGGCGGGTTCTTCGAGGCTGATGCTGTCCTTGAGACCCTGGGTGCTCTTGCGGAATTCGCGCAGGCCGTTGCCGAGGCTCTTGCCCAGTTCCGGCAGTTTGCGGGGGCCGAACACGACCAGGGCGACGAGCAGGATCACGAGCAGTTCTGGGGCGCCGATGTTGGGCATGGGGATCTCCTTGATCTGACTGAGTGTGGAGGTTCAGGGGGGAATGGGTGGGGGGACGGGGGCCGCCGGCGGCGACCTCCTCATCCCCCCGGATGATGCAGGACTGGCGTTCCGGATCTCAGCTCTTGATGAGCGGTTTCACGATGGCCAGCACATCGTCCATGCTCAGCGGCGACCAGAAGTCGGTGGGCGTGGGCGAGAAATCACCGTCGAAGTCCGCGACGTTGGTGCTGGTGGGTTTGGCGTCGCTCTGGGGAGCGCGGCTGGTCTGGCGGGTGGGTTTCTTGTTGAAGCCCAGCTGGGTGCGCAGTTCCTGAATGCCGCTGGCGTGGTTCGCCTCGACGGCCAGGATGCTGGCGGCGGCCGTCAGCACGTCGCCGTTCATGACCTTGTCGGCCTGACCCAGGTAGGCGCGCACGCCGATGGGTTCGAAGGTGTTCGCCAGCGCCAGGAACAGTTCGTCGTTCACGGTCTTGGCGCTGCCGTCACTGTTCTTCAGCAGGGGGCTGAAGTCGATGTTGGGCTTGGCGACGGGCGTGCCGCCCAGTTTCCGGATGGTGTCCTGAAGGGCCGTCACGTGGGCGTTCTCGTGCAGGGCCAGTTCGCGGGCATACTCACGGACACGGGGGTTCGAGAGGTTGCTGGCATAGGCGCCGCTGCCGGTGAAGGCGTTGTAGAACTCGGCTTCCAGGTACTCGAGGGTCAGGGCGTAGTTCAGGATCACGAGGTCCTG
Above is a window of Deinococcus seoulensis DNA encoding:
- a CDS encoding anti-sigma factor domain-containing protein; amino-acid sequence: MTINRDDLLALALGLLNPEEEARVQAALDADPALMAEYRADLDALHRLPDDLPPAEVPAGAEERLMARLNSAVLNSAVASTSAAAAGPAPASVPLFPDAPGLDAGRADRSERRSPWLNWRGGLLALVAAVAVGVLLIRPPQSTDPLSEFARAPGSVTQELATAGQPLGQLIRLPDGRAYLHLTAAAPEKSVYQLWRIENETPVSAGVFDGQGIVIPALKDGQTIAVSVEPPGGSRQPTTQPILVQSL
- the tatA gene encoding twin-arginine translocase TatA/TatE family subunit; amino-acid sequence: MPNIGAPELLVILLVALVVFGPRKLPELGKSLGNGLREFRKSTQGLKDSISLEEPAAQTAPAQAVPAQAAAVSPAAVMPTAVTPAAVTPAAVTPVALNKVQA
- a CDS encoding RNA polymerase sigma factor; the encoded protein is MSLPSLHPDLPDEALLQAMATGQQDALQELHRRYARLLYSLGHRMLRQTDDVESCVQDAFMNAWKHCARFDPARASAKTWLVSIAHHRFLQELRDRPDTPLEIEDWDAPTAAADPADRIMAEQAVQGLEPQQRELVELAYYRGYSHSELAIITGLPVGTVKSRLRTAIDRMRTHLGSGNAH
- a CDS encoding ferritin-like domain-containing protein, with amino-acid sequence MTTPNRRSFLKFAGVSAGAMTLGGLNLSALAATSVSTKSAAQDLVILNYALTLEYLEAEFYNAFTGSGAYASNLSNPRVREYARELALHENAHVTALQDTIRKLGGTPVAKPNIDFSPLLKNSDGSAKTVNDELFLALANTFEPIGVRAYLGQADKVMNGDVLTAAASILAVEANHASGIQELRTQLGFNKKPTRQTSRAPQSDAKPTSTNVADFDGDFSPTPTDFWSPLSMDDVLAIVKPLIKS